DNA from Elaeis guineensis isolate ETL-2024a chromosome 2, EG11, whole genome shotgun sequence:
TTTTTACTGATTGTCTATCTTATAACTGAAAAAACTTGCATCGTATTCTATGGTTGTTCAAGTTGAATTATGTTATTTTTGTTCGTCTTTTGCCTGTTCTTTGGTCAGTACCAAGTCTTTCTTGGCAATCATACCTTAGGCTACATCTGGAGGTTTTGGAtttcaaaatcatgagtacatCCTTCTCTCAATTTGGAAATGTTTTGGATTTTGATGATTGGAGTTTTTTTAGGTGTTTGGTTAAGAAAAACAACATTCAAAAATAGAAAATCATTGACAGGCTATAAGAAGACAAATGTGGCATCATGATTTGAAGGCTTTATAAAGTTTCATTGTGTGACCAAATACTCAGCATTGCAAAACTGGTAATTTCAAAAAGCATCTAAAATCATCAATTATCATGATTTCGCAGTGCATCTAAACATAcccataaattttctttttttagggATAACAGCTTTATTCATGTGTTATTAAAAAGTATGTTTTAAGATTCACATAGGCACTTAATGTGTCCTAGGGATCTTTTAAGCATTTTCAAGTTTCGAAGATCAGCTGCTGCCACATTGGTTCATGAAGATGAAAGCTAGGAAGAAAGTCTTTTGAAGAGTGGGCCTCTCGATGACTCCGAATCTGTACGAACACTTTCAGCAATTCCTCTGCGTGGGAGGTATTCTCCCTCATTAAATTGGGCACTAAAACCTCAACGatgcaatatatatatagattgatGTGTTGTTCTTTGGATGATACCTGAATCTTTTCAAGGCCCGCATCACATATTTAACATTGACTTATGCCTTGAAGCGGCTTGTCTTGGAGGATGGTCTCCATcatttttttgattaattaaaTTACTGCCTTAATGTTTGATTttggcacaaaaaaaaagaaaaaaaggatgtTGTGAGGTCAAACTTCTCCTGTTCGTAGTTGTTTAACTGTGAATGCCATGCTTGGTAAGGCCAGTGCTAAGTGACCAAATCCTACAGGTTGGTGAGTATTTGTTAAACTGTTTGAATGTTCCATCCATGTAGTTTCCTGCCTTCATGGTGCTATCAAAGTATACAACCTTGGAGGAAAAGCAGGTACCACAATATCTGTATTAATATTAATCTTCTAGATAGATGAAGTTTGCTTTCAGGATATTTCTATTTTTCTAAGAAATGCGGTGGGCAATATACCATTGAAGATTGAACTGAGAACCTCTCTCCGGCACATCCTGAGGGGAGGGCAGGCAACCAGCAGAGTCTAATTGGTAGATTTTATTCAGGTGTTCAAACTGGAGAAGAACTTGATGGGAAAACATAGCTGGGGCGAACTAATTCGCCCAGTAATAAATTTCGAGAAGACAAAGTTACCATAAAACGTTGAATCACTTTATACTGTGGTTCTGAAAAGTGGAATAGACTTCACGGGTTAGATGTTTGTCTAATAATACAAGGCTTTCTTATCAAATGTTCAGTTTATACCAACTTCCTATAAACATTGAATCACCATATATATGCTACTAAAAAATAGGTCCACAAGAAAGAAAAGATTGAGAAATAACCATAAACAGGTTTTAGATCGGCTGGTTGACGCTAGGGTTGGGAGTTCAGGGTTCAAAGTTGGTTGGTAGGTGGCACTTCCATCATGTCTGAAAAGGTGGAAAAAaagaactatttttttttttaaatgaatttACATGGTTCTGCTTAAATTTCTCAATATTCCAAAACCCCTGCACCACCGCGAAAAAGGAAAAATGAGATGATGAAAAATTCATGCGAAGGTTGGAAACGCTTGGGCACGAAGTGCAGTTCCTACGCAACTCTGGTTGCGGTGCATTTCCCAGCCGTGAAAAATTCTTGATCTTGTTCAGGTGATCAGGTGGCCCAGGTCCTGGGCCTGGCGTTCAAAGGTTGGTTCAGAAATTGATGTCACTCAATCAAGCAGCCTGTCAATCACCGATCCGGTATGCTTCTTGGTTCCTCTGTACCCAGCGCTGCATGTTTTGGACAGCATAGCAGGGCCCAGGAGCTGGAAACGGGGGAGGGTGGGGACCAACAAGACAAAGCTCTGGGTGGCAATTCATGGCTAGGGATGTTACATTTGTTTCCACTAGATGCAAGCTCACAAATCCTTTGCTCCTTCTCGATTATAATATGATGGGGCTACCATTAACCATGTACAGTGACACAAACCTATAGTCCACCAACCTTTGGTTGGTTCGCCCAAGATGGTTGGCGGTGATTGTGGAGTCTGCTAGGGCCAATTGCTGGCAACCAGCCATGTTTGATAGCAATGAGATCAAATTGCATCTTccgtataaaaaaataattgattttttttttataataataattattagatCATGCATCACACagttctcaaaatattttaaaatatttttttatctatttgtaCAGATCTCATAGTGATTATTGTATGATTGGACGATGTATATcatgaaaaataataattttttttttttacatgaaagATATAAACCAaatctgatgatcatggataaaaaaaattattttttatactacATGCATCGTATGGTTAAAATGTCACCAATCATAATTATAATCATGATGCGTGCTTGACGAATGGAGTCCGTGGGAAGAATCGGTTGTGATTGATGGCCCGCATTTAGTCTAGGAAATAGTTTTCCAACGGAGACACGTGCCTTGCAATTATTTGAGTGGTGGACTTCATCTGATTAAATGCCGCCTTAATTTTGAAAAGCATCCGCTGATGGGAACATGTGTGTTTCTATTAAACGGGGAGAAGGAGAAGTTGTCCTTCCACGTTTGCATATATTTCATGTGAGTATGTATCCCATCGAAGAAATGATGAAGCCATACCGGCCGTGGCTCAGCCAAACTCATCCATGGTCTCAGCCAACATGCTTGGGTCACAAACTTGCAATTGCTGTCAGTATTAATGCAATATCTATCAAGACCAACCGGATCCAACCCTATATTTAATTAGAGTCGTAAGAGAGAGAATTGATAGAGCTGAAAAGATGGATGACCTTCAGcaattatttgatttaaaaaatttaaaaaaaatagataaaaaaaatgattCCCCATCTATCCTTATCCGCTTATTTGTATCCTCTAAATTTAAgaggatataaaaaaaaatagacaagACATATGAGAGATGGATGTCTGCATTGACAAAGTTAcctcattgattttttttataacatcctaatacttcttcatttttttatttatttttactatttttagttaattatatataaaattacttagctatttaaattaattataaataatgagatatatataattaatataaataaaaaacaaATTCATGCATaactaattgatatttattaaattaaattatattaaataataaatatataatctttgtataatcataaattataattataagttGATATATTATCCAACTTCTTTAGTATCAATAAGTatcataaattgataataataataatatattttttattaaataataatttaattaaaaatattatataaatatcattcatGCTTTCATTCATCCATTTTATATTAAAcagaaaagaaaatcaatcctatcaatcttttcatattttcttcaGATGATGAATAAATCTTCTATCTATCCTCTCCTTCATTCATCTTCCTTCATTGATGATTCCTTCAAtccattttttatataaaatagagACAAATTTCATAAATTATCTAGAAAATTAGAAAGAAGATTTTCAttaatcttttttattattaGCAGTGCTCAATCTCTATGTATGGTACAACCAATGCAACTGATCAATGAGCATTGACGGATGGGATCAATTGgcccacaaaaaaataaaaaactattaggcatgtatatatattattgaaaaatatcaaaattggcCTTAATAATTTTATGAATTGATCCTATGtctcatataaaatttaaaaaaagtaaaaGATAAAGAAGACCATATCAAAAAAGTAATTATACCATATATTATATCTCTTTAATGACTTACATATTCtacctttctctctttccttctctcacatcattttgatttttttacctttttttttctttttttttattaattatttttttatttatcttttaatatccTATCCCTGTCTCATCTATTCATCTTTTATATTTCAGAACATGCATCTTCTGTTGTGACAGCATGCACCATCCATCGTCCATCGTACAATGGACGATCGCGTGAGACCTCACAGGATTGATGCATGCTCATGTGTGACTGTATGTAGCTGTCTATCTTGTGATAGATGGTATATACGATACTTCTTTATGATATTTCATTATAaacaatatttaaattattacatattattattatttatatattttattattttttaaaataatattttattttttataattttattattttttttattatattgatcTAGAATTTTTACATCCGTTTTCTTCGGTGATTACTATTTCTTCGGGgatcagaagaaaaaaaagataggcTGGATatttggacaaaaaaaaaaaaaaaaatccaggttTTGCACGAAGCGCGTAGCATCCGTGGCCTCCCGTCGTTAAATGCACAGCCGTATATCACAAGTCACAAAGCAACTGAGGGACGTGAGATTAGCGCCATTTATGGCTGTGGGCCATGACGCTCATCAATTTGGTATGAGTCATCCCATCGAGGGCATGTTTGGAAATTTACAGCCGGATCCCGCAAGGTagatagtccaagtgggagaaaAAACAACAATAAAAGAAACTACTAGGTAGCAAAATGCATCCTATGGATGTCACgtcagaaggagaaaaaaaatttaaaaaaaaaaaaaaaattatcggcTACACCATGTAATTcatacaacttttttttttttgataaaaaatttatgcaaccaATTAAGACAGAATCTTTTAGATCTCATTTATTGTCTTGATATATCATTATAGAAATCAACTACTGAGATTGGCCGCATGCACCTTCACACAAATAtgtataattattgataatttataagatatggaaataaaaaaaaaattgattatgcaATTATAGGCTGAGAGAGATGGTTTTTCTACACATTTAGGTATTAAACAATAACTTATAGCTTTTTCAACTCTGTTGAAACACACTTAAAAGATCATTATAGTCTGATTGACATAATATTTTCTCAAACAAATTCTGACTTGATAATTTCTATGAACAATTTAGTTCACTTACCAGGAATCTGGATCGGATCTCAACTCCAAGACTTATATTACTCCGCTTAGTATGCGCCGAGACCAAGGCATATATATCACATCATTACACGTGAGGTggaagaaccaaaaaaaaaatggaaggacAAAGACATGCCGAAGCACTGtgaaaatataattttcacaGAGCTAAGACCTAACCCATACGATCTATGCAGTAGCCAAGGAAGACCCACGATTGAATTTTGTTGATGGACTTATAGCATctaaggagaaaagaaaaaaaaaaatcgatgaaaaaaataataagatagtaGACTGGGAtgtttgattgaaaaaaattaaaatttgaaacgaAAATTGAAATAGATGATTTTTATTTCAACTGTTTGATTTGAAAgagttttatttcaattttaatttcaattttgaaATGAAACGAGAATGACTCAATTTATTTAAAACTcaattctttctttattctatagacttaaatttttattttaattttgatttcgatcatgaaccaaatacttcaaaaaatttgatctttttgattttcatttcaatcttttttaatttttattttgattacgATTTCGATCGTAAACcaaatattctctaattttttttaaatgcaaAGCTTCtgtaattatgatttatttttataaaatattttatatatttgaaGACTAATAATTACTCCTATATCAATGGAAGATTTATGAGACTTTGGATGACCCACACGGAGACTAATGCTTAGCCACAGCTAAAAGAATTGAAAAATTATATCATACATGACGTCCATCGTGTGGTCATGATTGGCGGTAATTATAGCCGTCTGTTTCTATAACGATGCATCGCAATAATTAATGTTGGACGAATGGGCTTTCTAGAAACGAGTGGTTGATTGATGATGTGCACAAGCAATGAATGCACGCAATTTGGGTATAATTTTTCCAAGAAGTGCGGTACCGATAGAGAGATCATGGCAACCTACGCAAACCCAGCTGTAGAAATTTCCCGAGACCATCACACATCCCCTCCATTATTAGCGCACCACGCATCAAAAGGTCACGTCACCAGTTTCGGCAGTCGGAGGGTGTATACGCAATGGAAACCACTAGGAATGGGTACGGGGGATGCTCTTGGGATCTAATCAGAGATTAATTAAATGCACAACAAGGACAGTCTGTGGATCCTAAGCCACGCGGCTTTGATTGAAACTTCGCGGGAATTTTCTTATCGTTTACTTACATTGGCCCGTCTTCTTCAGTAGTGCTCTACTTAATTCAGGTTTAGTAGACGAAAATATTCGTAATTAGCACACGATTAGAGGATCCTGCTTATATAAATACACAAGTTGTCTTCTATTTTCCTTAActcatctctctctcctctggagcAAAATGGGTGCACTTGACTACATCTCCAACTTTTTCAGTTTCACAAACACAAGAAGAGCATTGAAGTGGAAAAAAAGGAAGCCGCTGCAGGTGAGAAGAGCAACATCAAGACCATAAACAACCCTTCATATTCGTCCCTCTCTTTTTGGTtttaaggcatgagaagagaaattAGTTCTCTTTTTCCTCAGCATATATATTTCAGTCAGAAGCTAAACAGCTTTATCTGGTTTGTTTGGGGTCTATCAGACGGTGAATATCAAGGTAAAAATGGACTGTGATGGCTGTGAAAGGAGAGTGAAGCATGCTGTTCGCTCGCTAAAAGGTAAcaaaacctctctctctctctttttgtctgTGTGTGCGCACGACACGTGCCTGTGTGAATCATATTGTTCGATACGATATTTGAGAGAGCAGAATAGTGTGACTAATCATATAGATAAGATGTAATGGTTTCTGCTTCAAGTTAACAGAAAGGTATCTAAAATTAATCATGACTGGATTTGGAAAATGGATGAGGGTGgtatctttcgcgcgaaagaaggattcacccgTTGGATCACCCACCGCACAGCTCTCAAAGCGCTCCGAACCCAGTCCTTCATCCACTTGCACGGATCTCAAAAAAAAGCGACCAGTGATGATCTAATGATGGATTCGGGCAAAGGAAGCTGAATCCTTCATCCGTCCTCGAAAGATACTACCTCGATCCGTAGATAATGGTCGTTTTGTTatccaaaaaaagataaaaaaaataaaaactaagggACGCTacttactatttttatttttaaagagcaACTTCAGTTCTTGCCGGATATCTCGACATGAACAAACTCAGTTAGGTGGTGAAACTGTAAGCAATACCGACCGTCTGGGAAAGATAAGGAAGCTAGCGTATTAAAAAAAGCTACTTTAGAAGGGGGacatctattattattattttttttttccgatGAAGCCATTTATTTATTCCTTAGCAAGCTTATCCTTATGTTTCCTGGAACTCGATACAAAACTAGGAATAATAGTCAGCAGTTCGagtttcttattttcttcttacGTTGTGTCTTTAAGTAATTTATTTGTTATGCACAACCGCTATGAAGAGAGACGGCCTAATTAAGTCCAACATGGATGAAGGAAGTTGCAGCTTAATAAGTTCATTAGTGCACCAGACtaagttatatttcaaaaatattaaacaaaaaaaaggCAGAGAACAGGAAGAAAGATGTACTTCCCTTAGGGAgggggggggaaaaaaaaaaccatTACTAAATTAACTCCTGATGACTAATCTCGGGTGCTAGACAAAACTGCCTTTATAATTAATGGTGTTGAAGGCTCCTAACTTCTGGTTTCAGCACAAAACTACTGACCCTCGACATGGTAATTTTTAGGTGTCACATCGGTGAACGTGAACCGAAAGGACAGCAGGGTGACGGTCAGCGGCCACGTGGAGCCAAACAAGGTCCTCAAGAAGGTGAAGAGCACGGGGAAGGTGGCGGAATTCTGGCCTTACGTCCCATACAACTTGGTCGTCTACCCTTATGTTGGTGGGGCCTACGACAAGAAGGCACCATCCGGGTTTGTGCGTAATGTGCCTCAGGCACAGTCTAAGCCTGATGCAACCGAGGAGAAATACATGTCTGTCTTCAGCGACGAGAACCCTAACGCATGCTCCATCATGTAGTGAAAGAGCTCGGAGTCGTTAGTGACCTTGTTCATTAAGGGGATGATGGAAAAAGATGCTAGCTGCACTGGAAGATTATGATCTTTAATTAAGGAGCAGTAGCTCTGATCACCATGTCTTGAAGTGCTTTTGACTAATCTAGTCTTTATTAGTCTGTCTGTTAGATGTAACAGAGTTAGCCTTTGATGGTATGCAAGACATAATAGCATTATTGTATTTTCTTAATTTGAGCTAGGTAAATATCTGAAGATCACATGAACACTAGAAATGGAGGTTTTGGTCTCGTACTCTGTAATTTGAATGTTGTTTGGTCTTATTTTGGTATAGTAAGGAAAATGATGATTTAGCTCATAACAATTGAGGAGAGAACTGATTATCTTGACATGGTATAGTAAGGAAAATGATGATTTAGCATGCCATTAGATTACTCATCGTCTGTTTTACTCAAGTTTGAATATTTATATTGATCACTATCAGATTAACCTTGTTTAAATAAAGTGATGGGACTCAAAAGGGAGTACATTAGCGAGCTTAGTTCCATGCATGTTGGCAACTAAGGAAAGCAATATTTAggaattttaaattgataaaggactAATTATTTCTCATTGTTGAAGAGGAGAAGGTGACTAATCTGTCTTGCAGGGGAGAAATTATTAAATGGATCAGCTCCAGTGGACCCATATCCACTAGTCGTTTGCCACATACCCTCCCCTGTATTTAAACAATTCAACATCAAAACAAAGTGAGAATTTATCCTATTTCCCACCATACACGTGCCCAAGGATTCTTGGTTCATATAATAATTTCTCCTTACCTAGGTCAGCTGTAAGGATAAATAAAAGTAATCATTATCCTTGCATGCAATCGCACGCCTTTAAGAATTAGATGGAAAAAATGTACCAACGACATAATTGTCTAGATTATTAGAGAACTATAAAGTGTACAAAAATTTATCGTGTTAGTCTCACTACTTCCACATTAGTCATAACAGTAAGGCAAGTCCTGATCAAGACAATAAAAGCTCCAATGATAATTGAAATACTACAGAAAAGAACAATATCGAAAAATTTAGGAGAAACTATACCTGATTAAGAAAATCATATTTGATTTTAACATACGACTATATTAGTCAAAAGAAAATTATAAAGCATATAAAAAGTATTGTTTTTGGGTTgcatcagaaaaataaaaagaaaaaggaaaaagaaaactttTTGTGGTCCATCCAACAATAATTCATTTTTGCACTGCCTGTTGGTGCCACTACAAATGAACGATCAGATGATCAAACAAAGAAGAGAATGGCTTTAAAGGTCCACACCATCAATAGTGTATAAGCTTATGAAGCAACATTGCAACAATAAGCACAACTTTGTCGACAAGGAGATCAAGCCAGGAAAAAAGTACTACTTATTTGTTGTCATTCCAGCGATGTTTATTTGCAAAGACGTACGTACAGCCATGCAGCACCGCTTTGAACGATGGAAGTCTTTTCTAAAGCAAAACAAGTTTGATTGGAAGACATCATCATATTGAATTGGGTTATACTCGCAATTTTAAAGACTGATAAAGAAACGGAACAAAGGTATCAGGAAGTAGACCGTTAATTATGACCATCTTCAAATGGTTGGGGGAACAGAGTCACTTTCTAGGTGCCAAACACGAGCAATTGGCACGTAGAAACCAAGTTATCGTAGCCAAGAACTTGCCATAAAAGTCTTACCATGCGCATACTTGTATGGCGGACAATGGCCAGCCACATTAGGTTGGAGTTATTAAGTCTTCCGTATGACAACATATTCCAGATCAGTCTAACCCCTTCCACAAGTACACGGTAAAATAATAAACTTGACACCTGGATCTTAAGAGCCTGCACGACACCTTGTACAAGTATCTGTTGAAGCGATGGATGGGGGTTACAGCTTTTGCATCGTTATTGCCCATTGTCCATGAAGTATATGAGAAGAAAGGAAAAGCGATGCATTTTGATTTGATTGCACTAGAAGCAATGTGGCCAACTGCAAACTTGTGTGGACCAAGATTTGCATGCCCTCCACTTGTCAATACTAGTTTGTGCATATTCTATTTACGTGTTTTTTGGAACTAGTACAGAAAATGATAGGAGGAGAGATTCTGTGCACGaaaattcctctctctctctctctctctctctctctctctctctctctctctctctgtgtgtgtctgTGTCTTAATTAGACAGGctgataagatttttttaaaaagacttcTACCATATTAATGATCTAGTTACCTGGATACTTCACTTCTGAAGCCCAACTTAGTATTACCAACTCCAGGAGCCTTGGTGACATATAGGAGATTGATAGACATTATAATATGACATTCTATTTACGTAATATATTTTCACTTTATGAAATTATCATTGATATGTCAAAACATGatattacataataaaaaataatattataaacaaTATAAaaacataatataataatacatcAATCATGTTAATTATAGAATAGTTCTCTTCATTTCAAACATTCATTTTGTGGTCCAAAGATAGAGCGAAAGAGAGAGGCCCAAAGAGGAGAAAAACCCAAGGGCATTTGTGGTCCCTTTCCATCTGGCgcatgcaatacggaggcctTGGAGAGGGGCTGGAATGCTTCGCTTTGGAGAAACTTTGCCTAGTGTTTGCCCCCATACTAACAAAGGCAACATGTGGACCTAGTAGCTGGTCCTAATTACGGTTGGGCTCAAAGCTCACACGGGTCCATTTACCAA
Protein-coding regions in this window:
- the LOC105045825 gene encoding heavy metal-associated isoprenylated plant protein 22 — translated: MGALDYISNFFSFTNTRRALKWKKRKPLQTVNIKVKMDCDGCERRVKHAVRSLKGVTSVNVNRKDSRVTVSGHVEPNKVLKKVKSTGKVAEFWPYVPYNLVVYPYVGGAYDKKAPSGFVRNVPQAQSKPDATEEKYMSVFSDENPNACSIM